The Vicia villosa cultivar HV-30 ecotype Madison, WI linkage group LG1, Vvil1.0, whole genome shotgun sequence genome includes a region encoding these proteins:
- the LOC131643859 gene encoding vacuolar protein sorting-associated protein 60.2-like, whose translation MKRVFGAKKNKEPPPSIEDANERITKRGDTVDEKIKKLDVELSRYKEQIKKTRPGPTLEAIKSRAMRVLKQKRMYEGQRDMLYNQTFNLDQVQFAAEGIKDAQQTMSALKSANKDLKGMMKTVKIQDIDNLQDEMMDLMDVSNEIQETLGRSYSVPDDIDEEELLGELDALEADMENESEGVPSYLQPDKESDLDSELNLPSAPTGQTSAPHGRSNVQTEDELGLPAVPRATLRG comes from the exons ATGAAGAGAGTCTTCGGCGCCAAAAAGAACAAGGAACCTCCTCCTTCCATCGAAGACGCCAACGAAAGG ATTACTAAACGAGGTGATACTGTGGATGAGAAGATTAAGAAGCTTGATGTTGAACTCAGTAGATACAAAGAACAGATCAAGAAAACAAGGCCTGGTCCTACTCTCGAAGCTATTAAATCTAGAGCCATGCGAGTTCTTAAACAAAAGCGAAT GTATGAAGGTCAACGCGACATGTTGTACAATCAGACATTCAACCTCGATCAAGTTCAATTTGCTGCTGAGGGAATTAAAGATGCTCAACAAACT ATGTCAGCTTTGAAGTCTGCCAACAAGGATTTGAAGGGAATGATGAAAACTGTGAAGATCCAAGACATTGAT AACTTGCAAGATGAAATGATGGACTTGATGGATGTAAGTAATGAAATCCAAGAGACTTTGGGTAGAAGCTATAGTGTTCCTGATGACATAGACGAGGAGGAACTTTTGGGTG AACTTGATGCGCTGGAAGCAGACATGGAAAATGAATCTGAAGGAGTCCCCTCCTACCTCCAACCTGATAAAGAATCTGATTTGGATTCAGAGCTTAACTTACCTTCAGCTCCAACCGGTCAAACATCAGCTCCACATGGCAGATCCAATGTCCAA ACTGAAGATGAACTGGGTTTACCTGCTGTCCCTCGGGCAACTCTACGCGGTTAA